A window of Chaetodon auriga isolate fChaAug3 chromosome 2, fChaAug3.hap1, whole genome shotgun sequence contains these coding sequences:
- the rpl29 gene encoding large ribosomal subunit protein eL29: MAKSKNHTTHNQSRKAHRNGIKKPKTNRYESLKGVDPKFLRNMRFAKKHNKKGLKAAQKAARAK, translated from the exons ATGGCCAAGTCCAAGAACCACACAACCCACAACCAGT CTCGTAAAGCCCACAGGAATGGCATCAAGAAGCCCAAAACTAATCGCTACGAGTCACTGAAGGGG GTGGACCCTAAATTCCTGAGGAACATGCGCTTTGCTAAGAAGCACAACAAGAAGGGCTTGAAGGCGGCGCAGAAGGCAGCTCGGGCGAAATAA